The DNA window GACGACTTCGACCCCTTCTCGTTCACCGTCGACGACTTCGGCATCACCTGGCTGACCAAGGGCTCCGGCGCCGGCACCGCCCGCGAGTTCAAGGCGGGGCTGACCTATCGCGAGGGCATCGGCGGCGAGAAGAAGACCTACGACCTGCGGGTCAACCACCCGCTCAGCATCGGCGACACCGACGTCTTCCTGATCGGTCACGGCTACGCGCCGATCATCACCGTCAAGGACGGCGCCGGCAACGTCGCCTACCGCGGCCCCACGATCTTCCTCCCGCAGGACCCCTCGTTCCTGTCCTTCGGCGTGGTCAAGGCGCCGGGAGCCACGAAGGCCGACGGCGAGCCCGGCGAGATCGGCCTCGAGGGCCTGCTCTACCCGACCTTCGCCCTCGCCGACAGCGACAACCCCGACATCCCCAACCCCGTCACCGTCTTCCCCGCCCTGGGCAACCCGTTGATCTCGATGAACGTGTGGACCGGTGACCTCGGGCTCGACGACGGCGTCCCGCAGTCGGTCTACTCGCTCGACACCACCAAGGCGACCCCGGTCGAGAAGGCCGACGGCAAGCAGCTGCGCCTCGACATCGCCATCGGCGAGACCAAGACGCTCCCCGACGGCCTGGGGACGGTCAGCTTCGACGGCGTCCAGCCCTGGGTGCGCGTCCAGATCAGCCAGTCGCCCGGCAAGCGGGTCGCGCTCGCCGGGGTCGTGCTCGCGCTCATCGGCCTGTGCGGATCGCTGTTCCTGCGGCCGCGACGGGTGTGGGTGCGAGTGCGCCGGCTCCCCGGCGGCCCCGACGGCGGTCCCGACGGCGGTCCCGACGGCGGGCCCGACGACGGCCCCGACCACGGCAGGGGTGAGGACGGCTTCCCGGGGGGTGCCACCATGGTGGAGGTGGCGCTGCTCGACCGCTCGGGTGGAGCCGACCTGGCCGACGTCCTCGACGTGATCGTGGCCGAGCTCCAAGCCGATTCCCTGCACCGCACCCCCGAACGCCCCGAACGCCCAGGCCGTCCAGGCCCGAAGGAGTCCCGATGACCAACACCGGATGGGAGTCGCTCAGCAACCAGGCGATCGGCGCGGCCGGCGTCGTCTACTTCCTGGCCCTGCTCGTGTTCCTCGCCGAGTGGGCCGCCGTACGCCAGGTCGTGTCCGCGTCGGTGGCCGCCGAGGCCGACCGCTCCGGCGGTGTGGCCCTGGCCGTGCGCGAGGGTGACGACGACGCCGCCGAGGCGCGCGAGCGTCGTACGGCGTTCCTCGGCCGGCTCGGGCTGCTGCTGACCGGCATCGCCGTCGCGGCCCACTTCGTCGCCCTGCTGGGCCGGGGCATGGCCGCCAGCCCCAACCGGGTGCCGTGGGGCAACATGTACGAGTTCACCGTCTCGGGCACCTTCGTGGTGGCCGTGATCTGGCTGGTCCTCGTGCGCCGCTTCGCCCTGGCCTGGATGGCGCCGCTGGTGCTCGGCTTCGTCGTGTCGGTGCTGATGGTCGCGGTGATCTGGCTGCACTCCGCCGTCGCGCCGCTCACCGAGGCGCTCGACTCCTACTGGCTGGTGATCCACGTCGTCTCGGCGGTGATCGCGACCGGCGCCTTCACGATCGGCGGCCTGCTGTCGATCGTCTACCTCGTCAAGCTGCGCCGCGGCGGCGACGCGGCCGCCGCCCCGGGCTCCCGGGTGCCGTCCCTGGCGGTCCTGGACCGCACGGCCTACCGGGTGCACGCCTTCGCCTTCCCGGTGTGGACCTTCGCGGTCCTCATCACCGGCCCGATCTGGGCGCACGAGGCCTGGTCTCGCTACTGGAACTGGGACCCCAAGGAGGTCTGGGCGTTCATCACCTGGGTCGTCTACGCCGCCTACCTGCACGCCCGCGCCACGGCCGGCTGGAAGGGCCGCAACGCCGCCATCCTGGCCGTCGTCGGCATGGCGACCCTGTGGTTCAACTTCATCGGCATCAACTACTTCTCGACCAGCTCGCAGCACTCCTACGCCGCGGGCGAGTCGACCGTGCAGGTCGTCCGGCTCGACGAGTAGCGAGGGCGACGGGCGGGGCCGGTCGCCGGTCGAGCCGACGTGTCGCTCACCAGGTCTCGACGCCGGTTCGCGCCCGCGCGAGCGCGGTCGGCGACCCGGACGCTCGACCACCATCAGGACCGGACTGATGCAGTCCGTCCTCGTTCCTCGGACGGACAGATCAGTCCGGGTCCTCGGGGTTCAACCGCTTGCGGTCGAGGTCGCGCAGGAAGTCCTCGTCGTCGTCGGGGGCGATCGACGGCGGCGGCGTGGGGCGCTGGGGGCGCGCCGGGCGCTCGGGCATCATCCCGCGCTCCTGGAAGACGCGCACGAGGAGATAGATCGCCACTCCGAAGAGGACGAGCACGAACAGGAACCTCAGCACCCCTCCAATGTAGAGCCCACCTGGTCACGTCGTGGCCGTCTCGGGTCGCCGGGGGCGGCGGCTACCCTGTCCCGGTGAAGGACTTCGTCATCTACACCGCGCTGCGGCTCGGGTTGTTCCTGCTGACCTGGGGTGCCGTCACCGGTGCGTGGCTGCTGATCACCGACAGGGCCGCGCTGGGACTGACGTTCCTGATCGCCTTCGTGCTCAGCGGCATCGGCTCCTACTTCGTGCTCTCCGGGCCCCGCGAGCGGCTCGCGCGCCACGTCGAGGAGCGCGCCGGGCGCGCGACGGCGGCGTTCGAGGAGCGGCGTGCCCGCGAGGACGCCGACGACCAGTCCTGACTCGACCCGACCGGCCTGAACCGGCCTACGGTCGGTTCTTGCGGCGCTCGAGCTGGCGCTTGATCCGGCTCTCCGGCTGACCCAGCACCCTCGACAGGATCTGGACGCGGAACTGGTAGGCGGCGATCACGGCGCCGATGATCACGAGCAGCACGAGGAACTTCATGCCGTGACCGTACGCCGTGAGCCAGGCTGCCGGCTCAGGCCAGGACGAGCGCGCCGGCGACCAGCGCCGCCCAGGCCAGCTCGGCGATGCCGGTGGTCTGCAGCACCGGGATCAGCCCCGGCCCGGTCGCCCCGCCCTGCACGATGGCGACGCCGCGCCCGCCCAGCACCAGGAAGCCGAGGCCGACCAGCGCCCACCACGTGGTGAGCGCCGCGACCACGACGACCGCCACCGCGGCGGCGACGACGAGGGCGGCGTACAGCAGGCGCGTGCGCCGCTCGCCGAGGCGTACGGCGAGGGTCAGCTTGCCGGCCTCGCGGTCGGTGGGGATGTCGCGCAGGTTGTTGACCACGAGGATCGCGCAGGCCAGGGCACCGATCCCGACACCGGCGGCGAGGGCGGCCGACGACCACCGCTCGGTCTGCACGTAGGTGGTGCCGACGACCGCGACCAGGCCGAAGAACACGAAGACCATGACCTCGCCCAGGCCGAGGTAGCCGTAGGGCTTGGCGCCGCCGGTGTAGTACCACGCGGCCAGCACGCTGACGAGGCCGACGGCGAGCAGCCACCACGCCGTCGTGGCGGCCAGGGCGAGGCCGGCGACCCCGGCGACGCCGAAGGCCAGGAACGCGGCACGCTTGACCGCACCCGCCGGCGCGGCGCCCGAGCCGACCAGGCGCATCGGGCCGACCCGCACGTCGTCGGTGCCGCGGATGCCGTCGGAGTAGTCGTTGGCGTAGTTGACCGCGACCTGCAGCGCCAGGCTCACCACCAGGGCCAGCAGCGCCTTCCACCAGACCGCGTCGCCGGCCGTGCCGTCGTACGCCGCCACGCCGGTGCCGGCCAGGACCGGCGCCACCGCCGCCGGCAGGGTCCGCGGACGTGCTCCCTGGACCCACTGCGCTGCTGTCGCCACGAGGGGTGATTCAACCAGCCGCGTCGCCCCCCACGCGCGTCGAGCCGCGGGGACGGCGTCACCCCACGGTCGTCGAGCCGCGGGGACGGAGTCACCCCACGCTCGTCGAGCCGCGGGGACGGAGTCACCCCACGGTCGTCGAGCCGCGGGGGCGGAGTCACCCCACGGTCGTCGAGCCGCGGGGACGGAGTCACCCCACGGTCGTCGAGCCGCGGGGGCGGAGTCACCCCACGGTCGTCGAGCCGCGGGGACGGAGTCACCCCACGGTCGTCGAGCCGCGGGGACGGAGTCACCGCGAGTCGAGACGCCCGCAGCCGAGAGGTCGACTCGACCTGTCGGCCCCTGGATCTCGACGCGCCCGGCGGGCCAGCGCGCCCCGGACGGCTCGATCACCGTCGGCGGCCCGTAGCCTCGGGCCGTGGACCTGCACGCGTGGCTCGAGGCGCCGGGGGAGCCCGACCCGCTCGTGGTCGAGACGTCCGGGTCGTCGGGTGCGCCCAAGCGGGTGCGCCTCTCGCGGCGGGCGGTGCTGGCCTCGGTCGAGGCCACCGAGCGCCGGCTGGGCGGGACGGGGTTGTGGGTGCTCAAGCTGCCCCCGTCGTACGTCGCCGGCGTGCAGGTCGTGGCGCGCTCGCTGGTCGCGGGCCACGAGCCCTGGACCGGCGACGGCTGGCCGGCCGGCGACGGCTGGTTCACCAGCCTGGTGCCCACCCAGCTGCACCGCATGCTCGACTCGCCCGGCGACGTCGCCGCCCTGCGCCGGGCCCACACGGTGCTGCTCGGGGGCGGTCCGATCGACCCGGGGCTGCGCGCGCGGGCGGGCGAGGCCGGCGTCCGGGTCGTGGCGACCTACGGCATGGCCGAGACCGCGGGGGGCTGCGTCTACGACGGCGTGCCCCTCGACGGCGTGGCCGTCACGGTCGGGGTCGACGGACGCATCCGGATCGGCGGGCCGACGTTGTTCGACGGCTACGAGGGCGAGCCCGAGCTGACCGCGCAGAGCCTGGTCGACGGGTGGTTCCTCACCGCCGACGCGGGCCGGATCGACGACGACGGGCGGCTGCAGGTGCTGGGCCGCCTCGACGACGTGGTGGTCAGCGGGGGCGTCAACGTGCCCGGCCCGGCGGTCGCCGCACGGCTGCGCCAGCACCCGTTGGTCGCGGCGGCCGAGGTCGTCGGCGTACCGGACGAGGAGTGGGGCAACCGGCTGGTCGCCTTCGTGTCCCGACAGGCTCGACAGCCGGACGTCACCGAGGCCGAGCTCCGCGACTGGGTCGCCGCCGCCCACCCGCGGTCGTGGGCGCCGCGCCAGGTCGTCGTGGTCGACGAGATCCCGCTGCTGCCCAACGGCAAGCCCGACCTCGTCTCGCTGAGGGCGAGGGCCACCGGATGAGGGTGCTGGCGATCCCGATGCGCACGCGCTTCCGCGGCATCACCACCCGCGAGGTGGTCCTCGTCGAGGGCACCGCCGGGTGGGGGGAGTGGAGCCCCTTCGTCGAGTACGACGCCGCCGAGGCCGCACCCTGGCTGGCGTGCGCCCGTGAGGCCGCGGCCGGCGACTGGCCCGCCTCGCTGCGCGCGAGCGTCCCCGTCAACGTGACCGTCCCGGCGGTCGGGCCCGAGCAGGCGCACGCGATCGTGCTCGCCGGTGGCTGCCGGACCGCCAAGGTCAAGGTCGCCGAGCCCGGCCAGACGCTCGCCGAGGACCAGGCGCGGCTCGAGGCCGTGCGCGACGCGCTCGGCGCCGACGGTGCGATCCGTGTCGACGCCAACGGCGGCTGGTCGGTCGACGAGGCGGTGCGGGCGATCGCGCTGCTCGAGCGCGCCGCGGGCGGCCTGGAGTACGCCGAGCAGCCCGTCGCCTCCGTCGAGGACCTCGCCCTGGTCCGCCGCCGGGTCGGCGTACGGATCGCCGCCGACGAGTCGATCCGTCGCGCCGCCGACCCCTACCGGGTGCGCGACCTGGAGGCGGCCGACGTCGCCGTGCTCAAGGTGCAGCCGCTGGGCGGGGTGCGCGCGTGCCTGCGGATCGCCGAGGACATCGGCCTGCCGGTGGTCGTCTCCAGCGCCCTCGAGACGTCGGTCGGCATCGCCGCCGGCCTCGCCCTGGCCGCGGCCCTGCCCGCGCTGCCCTACGCCTGCGGCCTGGCGACCGTGCAGCTGCTCACCGACGACGTCGCGGTCGCCCCGCTGCTGCCGGTCGACGGGGCGCTGCCGGTCGGCGCGCCCGTCGTCGACCCGGCCGCGCTCGACCGGCTGGCGGCGGCCCCCGACCGGGTGGCGTGGTGGCAACGTCGACTGGAGGAGGTGGGGCGATGAGTGCGACCGAGCTCGCGCGCGACGTGCTGCAACAGCTGATCGACGCCGGCGTCACCGACGTCGTCGTGGCGCCAGGCAGCCGCAACGCGCCGCTGTCCTTCGCGGCCTATGACGCAGCGCAGGCGGGCGTGCTCGTCCTGCACACCCGCACCGACGAGCGGTCCGCCGGCTTCCTGGCCGTCGGGCTGGCCCGCAGCCACCGGCGTACGGCGGTGATCTGCACCTCCGGCACCGCCGTCGCCAACCTGCACCCCGCCGCCCTCGAGGCCGCGCACTGCGCCCTGCCGGTCGCGTTCGTGACCGCCGACCGTCCGGGCCGGCTGCGCGGCACCGACGCCAACCAGACCACCGACCAGGTCGGGATCTTCGGGTCGTTGTTGCCGACCCACGACCTCTCGCGGCCCACCCCGCTCGACCTCGGTGACGACCTCGACCGACCGGTGCACCTCAACGTGCAGCTCGACGACCCGCTGCTGCCGACCGACACCTGGCGGCCGGAGGCGTCCTCGGGGTGGTCGATGTCGTGGCCCGACGAGGCCCTCGTCGTGCTGCCGCTCGGGCCCCGCACCGTCGTGGTCGCCGGCGACGACGCCGGCCCCGCCGCCCGCCGGCTCGCCGAGGGCGCCGGGTGGCCGCTGCTGGCCGAGCCGTCGTCGGGCGCGCGCACCGGCGACCACGCGTTGCGCTGCTACCGCCTGCTCCTCGACGGCGACCTCGGCGCGCGCATCCAGCGGGTCGTCGTGCTCGGCCGCCCGACCCTGTCGCGGCCGGTCAGCCGGCTCCTGGCGCGTGCCGACGTCGAGGTCTGCTCGGTGCCGGCGCGCGGCGCGTGGAACCAGCGGTCCTACCCCGTCGCCCACGAGGCGCCCGGCTACACCGCGGAGCGCGACGACCCCGCGTGGCTCGAGGAGTGGCGCGCTGCCGACCGCTCCGTCTCGCGACAGCTCGACGCGCTGCTCGCCGCCGAGCCCGCGCTGACGCCGTACGACGTCGCGGGCGCGGTCTCACGGGCCATCGCCCCCGGCATGCAGCTGGTCGTGGGTGCCTCGAGCCCGGTGCGCGACCTCGACCTGATGGCGCGGCCCACGCCGGTCGGAGAACGACGCAAGGTCGTCGCCAACCGCGGCCTGGCCGGCATCGACGGCACGGTCTCGACCGCGATCGGGGCCGCGCTCGGGCGGGTCGCGGGGGGACACGAGGGCGCGACCGTCGCGCTGATGGGCGACGTGACGTTCCTCCACGACAGCAACGGGCTGGTCCTGGGGCCCCGCGAGGCCCGGCCCGACCTGATGATCGTGGTCGTCAACGACGACGGCGGGTCGATCTTCTCGATGCTCGAGCAGGGCGCCCCCGAGCACGCCGACCGCTTCGAGACCCTGTTCGGCACCCCGCACGGGGTCGACCTCGCCGCGCTGTGCGCCGCGACCCGCACGCCCCACCTGGCGGTCGACTCGCTGCCCCAGCTCGAGCAGGCCCTGGCCGCCCCCAACGGCGGTATCGAGGTCGTCGAGGCCCGGGTCCGCCGTGACGACCGCCGCGCGCTCGACGCCCGGATCCGGACCCTGCGACCCGACCCGTCCTGACCCGCCTACGATCTCGGCCATGGAGCTCCACGACACCCTCTACTCCCTCGGTCAGCAGTGGGGTCGCGGCGTCCTCGACGACCCCGACCGCCTGCGCGGCCTGCTCGCCCCCACCGGGGCGTCCCCGGACGAGGTCGAGCTCGTCGTCGACGCGGTGCGCCGGGGCGCCCACCGGGGGCTGGTCCAGGCGCTCGACGCGGGCACCGACCCCGCACGCGCGATCGAGGCGACCGGTGACCGGCTGGGTCAGGAGCGTGGCACCGATCCGGCCGCCGCGCGCTGGGTGGTCGCGGTGCTCGGGTTCGCCCTGGGCCGGGTCGGCGAGCACGACGTACGCCGCCAGCGCGGCCCGGGCCAGGCGCCGTACCAGGCGCCCGGCCAGGCACCCGGACAGGCACCGTACGGACAGGCGCCCTTCGGACAGCCGACGTACCCGCCGCCGGCGCAGCCCTACCAGCAGGCGCAGCCGGGCCAGCCGGCCTACGCGGCCGGCTACCCCCAGCAGGGCTACGGGCAGCAGCCCGGCTGGTCGCCCACGCCGCCGAAGACGTCCCGGCTCCCGATCCTGCTCGGGGTCGGCGGCACGGTCCTGGCGATCGTGGTGGCCGTCGTCCTCGCGCTGGTGCTGACCAACGGCGACGACACCGACAGCGCCGACCAGCGGTCCGACGGCTCCACCTCGGCCGACGCGAGCACCGACCCGACGTCCGACCCCACCACCGACCCCAGCAGCGACCCCAGCAGCGACCCCGTGCCCACCCAGGACCCGACGTCCGAGACCGTCGATCCCGCACCGGACGGGAAGGTCTCCGACGAGGCCGCCGCCGGCTACACGAGCGCGCTGCTGACGTTCTCCACCGCGTTCGGCGACGGCGGCAAGGACCTGCAGGCCGCGTCCACCAGCGACAACCCCGCGAGGGCCCGGGCCGCCGCGCGCAAGATGCGGTCCGCCGTGAAGGACCTCGACGTGGCCGTCCGCGGCCTCGACCTCGCTCCCGTGCAGACCGAGGTCGACGCGTTCCTCGTCGAGAGCTCCCGGATCCTGCGCGCCTACGACAAGATCGACCGGACCGCCAAGACGACCCTCGACGTCAACGCCGGGGTCGCCGGTCTGCCGATCACCGACTACACCAACGCGTTCCAGGCGGTCGCCGACGCGATCGACAAGAGCCGCAACGGCGGCTGACCCGCCGCAGTGGGGGCGGGGTAGGACAGACTGGTCGCGTGGAGGTCGCGCTGCTGCTGGTCGTGCTCGCCGTCAGTGTCCTGGTCGTCACGGCCCTGGCCGACCGCGTGGACATCCCGGCACCCCTGGTCCTGATCGTCGCGGGTGCGGGGGCGTCCTACCTCCCGTTCACGCCGCAGATCAACCTCGAGGCCGACGTCGTGCTGCTGGGGCTGCTGCCCCCGCTGCTCTACGCCACCGCGATCCAGACGTCGCTGGTCGACTTCAACGCCAACCGGCGGCCGATCCTGCTGCTGTCGGTGGGCCTGGTCATCTTCACCGCGGCCGGGATCGCGCTGCTGGTGCACACCCTGGTGCCCGACATCGGGTGGGCGACGTCGTTCGCGATCGGCGCCGTGGTCGCCCCGCCCGACGCGGTGGCCGCCACCGCGGTCGGCCGACGGATCGGGCTGCCCCGCCGGATCACCACGATCCTCGAGGGCGAGTCGCTGCTCAACGACGCGACCGCGCTGGTCGCCCTCCGCACCGCCATCGCGGCGGGCGGGCTGGCCGCCGACCACCACGGCGACGTGACCGCGCTGAGCGTCGCGTTCGACTTCGTGCGCGCCGCCGGTGGCGGCGTCCTGATCGGCCTGGCCATCTACCTCCTCGTCGCCCGGGTGCGTCGCCACCTCGAGGACTCCCTGATGGACACCGCGATCTCGCTCGTCGTCCCGTTCGCGGCGTACGTCGCCGCCGAGGAGGTCCACGCCTCCGGCGTCATCGCCGTCGTGGTCGCCGGACTCCTGCTGGGTCACAAGGCGCCGATCCTGCAGACCGCGCAGAGCCGCATCGCCGACCGGATGAACTGGCGCACCATCGCCTTCGTCCTCGAGAACGCCGTGTTCCTGCTCATCGGGCTGCAGGCCGAGATCCTGTTCGGCGACGTCGGCAAGAGCACCCTGTCGGGCGGCCGGATCGCCCTGGTCTGCGGCCTGTGCCTGGTCGCCGTCATCGCCCTGCGCCTGATCTGGGTCTTCCCGGCGCGCTACCTGCTCGTGCGGCCCGGCCCCGACCCCGACACCGGTACGCCGTCGCCCCCGTCGTACACGTTCCTGCTGGGCTGGGCCGGCATGCGCGGTGTCGTGACGCTCGCGGCGGCTTTCGTCATCCCCGAGGGGACCGAGCACCGCGAGGTGCTGCTGCTGATCGCGTTCACCGTCGTGGCCGGGACCCTCATCATCCAGGGCCTGTCGCTGCCGGTGCTGGCCCGCCGCCTCGACGTGCCGTCACCCGACCCGATGGACGACGCGCTGGCGCGGGCGACGCTGCTGCAGCAGGCGTCCAAGGCCGGGTTCGGCTACCTCAGGAAGACCGACGTCGACGACGTGCACGGTGTCGTCTCGCTGATCAAGCAGCGCACCGAGCAGCGCAACTTCGCCGCCTGGGAGCGGCTCGGCACCACCGCCGACGAGGAGACCCCGAGCGAGGTCTACGGCCGGATCCGGCTGGCGATGATCGAGGCCGAGCGCGCCCGGGTCCTCGAGATCCGCTCCCAGGGGACCACGCCCTCGGTCGTGGTCGCCGAGGTCCTCGCGATGCTCGACGTCGAGGAGTCGATGCTCGACCGGGCCACCCAGGAGCGCGCCGACCTGCGCACCTCCTCCGTACGCCGTCCGGGCGAGGAGTGCGAGCACCTCGAGGCCCACCCGGTCGTGGAGACCCGCACCGACGGCACCTGCCCGGACTGCGTCGCCGCCGGTCACCGCTGGGTCGCCCTGCGCCAGTGCCTCCAGTGCGGCTACGTCGGCTGCTGCGACTCCTCACCCGACCGGCACGCCACGGCCCACTTCCACGAGACGACCCACCCGGTGATGCAGTCCGCCGAGCCCGGCGAGGACTGGCGCTGGTGCTACGTCCACCACCTGACCGCCTGACCGGCCCGCGGTAGTCCCGCCGGTGGGACTACCGGGCCAGCGTCTGCTCGAGGGTGCGGGGCGCGTGCCCGGCCAGCCGGCGTACGTCGTCGGTCACGGTCGCGCAGGACCCGTCGGCGATCGCGACGTAGGTGCTGACCCAGGCGTCGAGCTGGTACTGCTCGGCGTCGGGGTAGGCCGCGCGTCGCGAGGCGTAGGCCTCCTCGAGGGTCTCGGGCTCGTAGCGCAGCCGGCGCCCGGTGGCAGCCCCGGCGCGCTCGGCGACCTCGGCGAGGGTGAGCGCCTCGGGACCCGTCAGCGTGTAGGTCGCGCCGACGTGCGCGGCCGGGTCGCTCAGCACCGCGACCGCCACGTCGGCGACGTCGGCCCGGGCGACCCCGGCCACCGCGCCCGAGCCGGCCGGCCCGCGCAGGGCGCCGTCGTCGCCGGCGAAGAACGGCAGCACGTCGAGGTAGAAGTTGTCGCGCAGCACCGTGAACGCCATACCGCTCTCGGCCAGTGCCACCTCGGTGTCGTGGTGGTCGCGTCCCAGCGTGAACGTCGCGTCGGGCGCGGCACCGGCGAACGACGTGTAGACGACGTGCCGCGCCCCGGCCCGGGCTGCGGCCGAGATGAGGCTCCGGTGCTCCTGACGGCGGTGGTCGGACTCGGCGGCCGAGACCATGAACAGCACCTCCACCCCCTCGAGCGCGGCCGTGGCGGCGGTCTCGTCGGCGTAGGTCGCGGTGAAGACGTCGAGGCCGAGGTCGGGTGCCCGCGACGGGTCGCGGACCACCAGACGAGGACGCAGGTCGGCCAGGGCCGCGGCGACGAGTCCGCCGAGGGCGCCGGTCGAGCCGGTGATCGCAAGCACGACCCCAGCCTCTCACCCGGGCCGGCACATGCGTAGGTGCAGCCCCTCCTCGTGCTCCTCGGTCGCGCCGTCGAGCTCGAACCCCTGCCGGCGGTAGAAGCCGACCGCGCGGTCGTTGCCCTCGAGCACCCACAGGTACGCCGCCGCGTCGCCGATCGAGGCGGCCAGCAGCGCACGCCCCACGCCGGTGCCCCACACGGACGCCCGGGCGTAGATCGCCCGCAGCTCGAGCCCGGCCGGCGGGTCGAGGTCGCGGGGCGGCCCAGCGGTGGCGAAGCCGACCAGACGTCCGTCGTGCTCGACGACCCACGTGGGCGTCGTCGGGTCGGCCAGGTGGGCGCGCCGCCGCGCGAGCGCCGCGGGCCGGTCGGCGAAGACCCGGTCGATCATCGGGGGGTCGATCAGGCCGGCGTACGCCTCACGCCAGCAGGCCTCGTGCAGGTCGACGAGCAGCTCGGCCTCGGCGGGCCCCGCCAGGCGTGCAACGGTCACCTCCCCACACTACGTAGGTTGGGTCCATGAGGCTCACCAAGTTCGGGCACGCGTGCGTGCGCATCGAGCACGCCGGCGTGCGGATCGTCCTGGACCCCGGCTCGTTCACCGAGCGCGAGGCCGTCGACGGCGCCGACGTCGTGCTGATCACCCACCAGCACGCCGACCACTACGACGCCGATCACCTGCGCGCCACGTCGGCGCAGATCCACACCATCGCGGCGGTGGCCGACGTGATCGCTGCGGAGGCGCCCGACCTCGCCGACCGGCTGCACGTCGTGGCACCCGGCGACGTCCTCGACGTCGGCCTGCCGGTGCGGGTCGTCGGCGAGAAGCACGCCGTCATCCACCGGGACTACCCGCTCCTCGACAACTCCGGCTACCTGCTCGACGTCGGCGGCACCACGGTCTATCACCCGGGCGACTCCCTGACCGTCCCCGGCGAGCCGGTCGACCTGCTGCTCGCCCCGGTCTCGGCGCCCTGGCTCAAGATCGGCGAGGCCGTCGACTTCGTCCGCGAGGTCGGCGCCCCGCGCACCCTCGCCATCCACGACCGGGTCTACAGCGAGGTCGCGCTCGGCATGGTCGACACCCACATGACCAACCTGGCGCTGCGCGACGCGATGAGCTTCACCCGCCTCGCCGACGGCGCCGATCTCGACTGAGGTCGTCGATGTCGGTGCACGGTCAGTAACATCCCGGCCTGCAGGCGCGGCCGGTCGTCTCCCGACGACTCAGCTGCCCAGGGCGTCGCGCACCGGGACGAGCTTGGCGCTCGACTCGGCCAGCTCCGACTCGGGGTCGGAGTCGCCGACGACGCCGCAGCCGGCGAACAGGCGCACCGTCGGCCCGGACACCACGGCGGAGCGCAGGCCGATGCCCCACTCGCCGTCGCCGGTCGCGTCCATCCAGCCGACGGGTCCGGCGTAGCGGCCCCGGGGCATGCCCTCGATCTCGGCGATCAGGTCCACCGCGACCGAGGTCGGATGGCCGCCGACCGCGGCCGAGGGGTGCAGGGCGGCGGCGAGGGCGAGCGACGAGACGGTTCCGGCGTCGTGCACGACCCCGGTGACGTCGGTGGCCAGGTGCATCACGTTGGGCAGGTGCAGCACGAACGGCGCCTCGGGGACGTTCATCGACGAGCAGTGCGGCTCGAACCGGTCCACGACCGAGCGTACGGCGTACTCGTGCTCCTCGAGGTCCTTCGAGGAGCGCGCCAGGGTGGCGGCGAGCATCAGGTCGCGGGCGTCGTCGCCCGTGCGTCGGATGGTGCCGGCGAGCACCCGCGACGTCACCAGCCCGCGCTCGCGGCGGACCAGGAGCTCGGGGGTGGCCCCGAAGAAGCCGTCGACGTGGAACGTCCAGCAGGTCGGGTACGACGCCGCGAGCCGTCGCAGCGGC is part of the Nocardioides plantarum genome and encodes:
- the resB gene encoding cytochrome c biogenesis protein ResB, translated to MTDLDQRPATEPGDRRAGELSPRELARWGWRQLTSMRTALILLLVLALAAVPGSVIPQEGVDALKVTQWKVAHPGLTPVYERLSLFSVYDSAWFSAIYLLLMISLVGCIIPRTFVYVRAIRAKPPLAPRNLSRLPDHTSYTTDLSPAEVLARAERVLGSRRYRLRLGQDDAVSAEKGYLREVGNLLFHLSVIVVLVGFAVGSVLGYQGGVIVLAGDPGQNLKGGTFANVGGAYDDFNPGSGFGADDFDPFSFTVDDFGITWLTKGSGAGTAREFKAGLTYREGIGGEKKTYDLRVNHPLSIGDTDVFLIGHGYAPIITVKDGAGNVAYRGPTIFLPQDPSFLSFGVVKAPGATKADGEPGEIGLEGLLYPTFALADSDNPDIPNPVTVFPALGNPLISMNVWTGDLGLDDGVPQSVYSLDTTKATPVEKADGKQLRLDIAIGETKTLPDGLGTVSFDGVQPWVRVQISQSPGKRVALAGVVLALIGLCGSLFLRPRRVWVRVRRLPGGPDGGPDGGPDGGPDDGPDHGRGEDGFPGGATMVEVALLDRSGGADLADVLDVIVAELQADSLHRTPERPERPGRPGPKESR
- the ccsB gene encoding c-type cytochrome biogenesis protein CcsB, producing the protein MTNTGWESLSNQAIGAAGVVYFLALLVFLAEWAAVRQVVSASVAAEADRSGGVALAVREGDDDAAEARERRTAFLGRLGLLLTGIAVAAHFVALLGRGMAASPNRVPWGNMYEFTVSGTFVVAVIWLVLVRRFALAWMAPLVLGFVVSVLMVAVIWLHSAVAPLTEALDSYWLVIHVVSAVIATGAFTIGGLLSIVYLVKLRRGGDAAAAPGSRVPSLAVLDRTAYRVHAFAFPVWTFAVLITGPIWAHEAWSRYWNWDPKEVWAFITWVVYAAYLHARATAGWKGRNAAILAVVGMATLWFNFIGINYFSTSSQHSYAAGESTVQVVRLDE
- a CDS encoding DUF4229 domain-containing protein; translation: MKDFVIYTALRLGLFLLTWGAVTGAWLLITDRAALGLTFLIAFVLSGIGSYFVLSGPRERLARHVEERAGRATAAFEERRAREDADDQS
- a CDS encoding 1,4-dihydroxy-2-naphthoate polyprenyltransferase; its protein translation is MATAAQWVQGARPRTLPAAVAPVLAGTGVAAYDGTAGDAVWWKALLALVVSLALQVAVNYANDYSDGIRGTDDVRVGPMRLVGSGAAPAGAVKRAAFLAFGVAGVAGLALAATTAWWLLAVGLVSVLAAWYYTGGAKPYGYLGLGEVMVFVFFGLVAVVGTTYVQTERWSSAALAAGVGIGALACAILVVNNLRDIPTDREAGKLTLAVRLGERRTRLLYAALVVAAAVAVVVVAALTTWWALVGLGFLVLGGRGVAIVQGGATGPGLIPVLQTTGIAELAWAALVAGALVLA
- a CDS encoding AMP-binding enzyme, translating into MDLHAWLEAPGEPDPLVVETSGSSGAPKRVRLSRRAVLASVEATERRLGGTGLWVLKLPPSYVAGVQVVARSLVAGHEPWTGDGWPAGDGWFTSLVPTQLHRMLDSPGDVAALRRAHTVLLGGGPIDPGLRARAGEAGVRVVATYGMAETAGGCVYDGVPLDGVAVTVGVDGRIRIGGPTLFDGYEGEPELTAQSLVDGWFLTADAGRIDDDGRLQVLGRLDDVVVSGGVNVPGPAVAARLRQHPLVAAAEVVGVPDEEWGNRLVAFVSRQARQPDVTEAELRDWVAAAHPRSWAPRQVVVVDEIPLLPNGKPDLVSLRARATG
- a CDS encoding o-succinylbenzoate synthase yields the protein MRVLAIPMRTRFRGITTREVVLVEGTAGWGEWSPFVEYDAAEAAPWLACAREAAAGDWPASLRASVPVNVTVPAVGPEQAHAIVLAGGCRTAKVKVAEPGQTLAEDQARLEAVRDALGADGAIRVDANGGWSVDEAVRAIALLERAAGGLEYAEQPVASVEDLALVRRRVGVRIAADESIRRAADPYRVRDLEAADVAVLKVQPLGGVRACLRIAEDIGLPVVVSSALETSVGIAAGLALAAALPALPYACGLATVQLLTDDVAVAPLLPVDGALPVGAPVVDPAALDRLAAAPDRVAWWQRRLEEVGR